A portion of the Allorhodopirellula heiligendammensis genome contains these proteins:
- a CDS encoding SDR family oxidoreductase yields MSYEVTGKTVLVTGANRGIGRAIVEGAIQRGAKKVYAAVRKLDSADSLVEEFGDLVVPVQLDLESKESIKAVAKTATDVDMVVNNAGVLELASPLSEHAARSLEHEMKVNVFGLIHMAQAFAPVLKANGGGAFVQLNSVGSIKAFSEGATYAASKAASYSITQSLREVLASQGTRVVSVHPGPIATDMTSNSSMADIAEPPSLVSDSTWESLLEEQFLAFPGSMAKQMGEAYRSFAENVIDAKTPAA; encoded by the coding sequence ATGAGCTACGAAGTAACAGGCAAAACCGTTTTGGTTACGGGAGCAAATCGCGGCATCGGGCGAGCAATCGTCGAAGGCGCAATTCAGCGTGGTGCGAAGAAAGTTTACGCGGCGGTGCGTAAACTCGATTCGGCCGATTCGTTGGTCGAAGAGTTTGGCGATCTTGTCGTTCCCGTCCAATTGGACCTGGAAAGCAAGGAGTCGATTAAAGCGGTCGCGAAAACAGCAACCGATGTCGATATGGTCGTGAACAACGCTGGGGTGCTGGAGCTTGCGAGTCCCCTAAGCGAGCACGCGGCGAGGTCACTTGAGCATGAGATGAAAGTCAACGTCTTCGGCTTGATACACATGGCTCAAGCATTCGCTCCGGTCTTGAAGGCCAACGGAGGTGGCGCATTCGTTCAATTGAACAGCGTCGGTTCCATCAAGGCGTTTTCTGAAGGCGCGACTTATGCGGCGTCGAAGGCAGCGAGTTACTCAATCACCCAATCGTTGCGAGAAGTGCTCGCGAGCCAAGGCACTCGGGTCGTCAGCGTCCATCCTGGACCAATCGCAACCGACATGACGAGCAACTCGTCAATGGCTGACATCGCGGAACCGCCATCTCTGGTCTCCGATTCAACTTGGGAATCGTTGCTCGAGGAGCAATTCCTCGCTTTCCCTGGTTCGATGGCAAAGCAGATGGGAGAAGCCTATCGAAGCTTTGCAGAAAACGTCATCGACGCGAAAACACCCGCTGCGTGA
- a CDS encoding NAD(P)H-binding protein yields the protein MAAEMPNYTQTVRRPRVAIAGATGQVGAALVQTLSGDRIDVVALTRDPGNGRIPTSVDVAKIDFEVPRTLMDALQGTDRLFLAHGTSDRQVANEIAIIDAVVAAGISHIVKLSAMGPPTRLHPFNWHIEIEAHLAKQDIGYAVLRSGPFVNGLARAGATVIDGTWGGAAGEGRVNLVDTRDVADVARIALLDDNSTGSQRAYHLTGPNAVSMPEVALELSRLLGQMVEYRHRDRAEHRKLLIESGASDMAADLRLGLDRLFKDSVLAETTNTILDVTGKKARSVSGWLSDNLSLFQRT from the coding sequence GTGGCCGCAGAGATGCCCAATTACACGCAAACAGTACGTCGTCCGCGCGTCGCAATCGCTGGAGCGACCGGCCAGGTCGGCGCGGCGCTTGTCCAAACCCTTTCCGGGGACCGGATCGACGTCGTGGCCCTCACCCGCGATCCGGGGAATGGCCGCATTCCGACGAGTGTCGATGTCGCAAAGATAGATTTCGAGGTGCCGCGGACCCTCATGGATGCACTGCAGGGCACCGATCGGCTCTTCCTCGCGCACGGCACCTCGGATCGTCAGGTCGCTAACGAGATCGCGATCATCGACGCCGTGGTTGCCGCGGGCATTTCCCACATCGTAAAGCTGTCCGCCATGGGGCCGCCCACTAGGCTTCATCCTTTCAACTGGCATATAGAGATCGAGGCGCACTTGGCGAAGCAGGATATCGGCTACGCCGTGTTGCGCTCGGGCCCATTCGTCAACGGCCTTGCGCGAGCAGGCGCAACCGTCATAGATGGCACCTGGGGCGGCGCAGCCGGTGAAGGCCGGGTCAACCTCGTCGACACGCGCGATGTCGCGGACGTCGCACGCATCGCGCTTCTCGATGACAATTCGACGGGATCCCAGCGCGCCTATCATCTGACCGGACCAAACGCGGTCAGTATGCCGGAAGTCGCACTGGAGCTATCACGGCTGCTTGGCCAGATGGTCGAATATCGTCACCGCGATCGAGCTGAGCACCGGAAACTCCTCATTGAATCGGGAGCTAGCGACATGGCCGCCGATCTCCGGCTCGGGCTTGACCGGCTCTTCAAGGACTCGGTCCTTGCGGAAACGACCAACACAATCCTGGACGTCACGGGCAAGAAGGCCCGGTCCGTCTCAGGCTGGTTGAGTGACAACCTCTCGCTGTTCCAGCGGACGTAG
- a CDS encoding SDR family NAD(P)-dependent oxidoreductase gives MSQRWLLTGSSRGIGRALAESVLSAGHRLVATARQASQLADFLEQFDDQVRTVDLDVTDPVAAERAIRVAVDEFGGLDVLVNCAGYGNVNSIEDTDLDEFRRQIETNLFGTIIVTKAAIPIMRQQGSGHIIQFSSVGGRIGAPGRAPYSAAKWGVEGFSEVLAIEMSLVGVNVTIIEPGGFRTDFAGSSTSLSTGRPEYDAVVGAAVRMQRAYDGRQPGDPFRAAQVILKVAAMDQPPLRIPLGNDAVNALEQADLARLEELRRWRELSVSTDYPEE, from the coding sequence ATGTCACAACGATGGCTACTTACGGGCAGTTCCAGAGGCATCGGTCGCGCACTCGCCGAGAGCGTGCTCAGTGCGGGACATCGTCTCGTCGCCACGGCGCGTCAGGCTTCGCAACTTGCTGATTTTTTAGAGCAGTTTGACGACCAGGTACGTACGGTAGATCTGGATGTGACCGACCCGGTTGCCGCCGAGAGAGCAATTCGAGTCGCCGTCGATGAATTTGGAGGTCTCGATGTACTTGTGAATTGTGCCGGCTACGGTAACGTGAATTCGATCGAAGACACCGATCTTGACGAGTTTCGTCGGCAGATTGAAACGAACCTGTTTGGAACCATCATCGTCACGAAGGCGGCCATTCCAATCATGCGTCAGCAGGGATCGGGCCACATCATTCAGTTTTCCTCGGTGGGCGGTCGCATCGGCGCTCCTGGGCGGGCGCCCTATTCCGCAGCGAAATGGGGCGTGGAAGGATTCTCCGAAGTGCTTGCGATCGAGATGTCGCTCGTCGGAGTCAACGTCACCATCATCGAACCAGGTGGATTTCGGACAGACTTCGCAGGCTCCTCAACTTCGTTGAGTACAGGTCGGCCTGAGTACGACGCCGTCGTGGGTGCTGCTGTGCGGATGCAGCGGGCGTACGACGGTCGGCAGCCGGGCGATCCGTTTCGCGCGGCACAAGTAATACTGAAGGTTGCCGCAATGGATCAGCCACCGCTGCGTATACCGCTGGGCAATGATGCTGTGAACGCACTGGAGCAAGCCGATCTCGCAAGATTAGAAGAGCTTCGGCGCTGGCGTGAACTGAGCGTTTCGACGGACTACCCGGAAGAATGA
- a CDS encoding TetR/AcrR family transcriptional regulator, whose product MKQHVMVKRKSLGRPTKDEAAAIDVRVLDAARLLFSQKGIANSSIDELAGTLGVSKHTIYRRYASKAQLLNAVVERDINAFRNELSSAGAKTTDKLESLHEVALRYFKFGSSRDYSAFYLLVSAEAVVSPDLRERLAEWTKSALQPLLNAVSLAQSAGHLRSGSVTSICEILIDLLEGANNRVRMRDATPISSHAARKLFDDRWDVFVKAMASE is encoded by the coding sequence ATGAAGCAGCATGTCATGGTAAAACGTAAATCACTTGGTCGGCCAACGAAGGACGAAGCGGCGGCGATTGACGTTCGCGTCCTTGATGCGGCTCGCCTACTTTTTAGCCAAAAAGGGATCGCCAACAGTTCGATCGACGAGCTTGCCGGGACACTCGGTGTTTCCAAGCACACGATCTACCGCCGCTATGCCAGCAAGGCACAATTGCTCAACGCGGTCGTCGAGCGAGATATCAACGCGTTTCGTAACGAGTTGAGTTCGGCAGGTGCGAAAACGACCGACAAACTTGAATCGCTACACGAAGTGGCACTTCGGTACTTCAAGTTCGGTTCATCACGCGACTACTCCGCGTTCTATCTTTTGGTCAGCGCCGAGGCTGTCGTTTCGCCTGACCTACGTGAACGCTTAGCTGAATGGACGAAGTCCGCACTGCAACCGTTGCTGAATGCGGTTTCGTTGGCGCAGTCCGCGGGACATCTGCGATCCGGCAGCGTCACATCGATTTGCGAAATACTCATCGACCTGTTGGAGGGTGCGAACAACAGAGTCCGGATGCGCGATGCGACACCGATCAGCAGCCACGCGGCACGTAAGCTGTTTGACGATCGCTGGGACGTTTTTGTGAAGGCAATGGCGAGTGAATGA
- a CDS encoding ABC-F family ATP-binding cassette domain-containing protein, which yields MSQITLTQISWSTPDGHKLFQNFDLNVVRERIGIVGRNGVGKSTLLKLISGELQSATGRVVVAGKLGVLQQQVQIGPDETVADLFGASKAIEILRRAEVGQATIEELADADWTLEGGIAAALGRVGLQVRPETRLRELSGGQWTRACIAVVLYQAPDFLLLDEPTNNLDRAGREAVISLISNWKAGAIVSSHDRELLEQMDAIVELTSIGVFRYGGNWSQYRQEKAIELEAAQHDLAHAKRHAVKVKRDAQTALERKQRRDASGSKTQSRGDIPRILLGARKNSAESSKGNSVRRSMQQKARAEETVERALARVEIVDELSINVQPTGLSNSRIVAKFDAVSAGYDSDRPIIHDLSFSLFGPERVALVGPNGSGKTTVIRLLEGQVTPLHGTVSVSDNLAVLDQRVNFLDPSLSILDNFKRRNPTSDENLCRRTLASFLFKSDAVLQTVGTLSGGQILRAGLACVLGAPKPPSMLILDEPTNHLDIDSIEAIEQGLNAYDGALLVASHDDVFLNNIKTTRRIDLSNQR from the coding sequence ATGTCGCAAATAACATTGACGCAAATCAGTTGGTCTACACCGGATGGTCACAAACTGTTTCAGAACTTTGATCTCAATGTAGTTCGCGAGCGAATTGGAATCGTCGGAAGAAACGGCGTCGGCAAGTCGACGTTACTCAAGCTCATTAGCGGTGAGCTGCAGTCTGCCACAGGCCGCGTTGTAGTTGCGGGAAAGCTGGGCGTGCTGCAACAGCAAGTGCAAATCGGACCAGACGAAACCGTAGCCGATCTTTTCGGCGCCAGCAAAGCGATAGAAATCTTGCGTCGAGCCGAAGTGGGGCAAGCAACGATAGAGGAGCTCGCGGATGCCGACTGGACGCTTGAAGGCGGGATTGCGGCGGCGCTTGGGCGAGTTGGGCTGCAGGTCCGCCCCGAGACACGACTGCGCGAGCTATCCGGAGGTCAGTGGACCCGGGCATGCATCGCGGTCGTGCTGTACCAAGCTCCCGATTTTCTACTACTTGATGAGCCGACGAACAATCTGGATCGCGCCGGACGGGAGGCGGTGATCAGTCTGATCTCCAACTGGAAAGCAGGTGCGATTGTTTCCAGCCACGATAGAGAGCTGTTGGAACAGATGGACGCGATCGTCGAACTGACGTCAATCGGCGTTTTTCGCTACGGAGGCAACTGGAGTCAGTATCGCCAGGAAAAAGCGATCGAGCTGGAAGCCGCACAACACGATTTGGCACACGCGAAACGACACGCGGTCAAGGTCAAACGAGATGCCCAAACGGCGTTAGAGAGAAAGCAGCGTCGAGATGCCTCCGGGTCCAAAACTCAATCCCGAGGTGACATCCCACGCATACTGCTGGGGGCACGGAAAAACAGCGCCGAATCGAGCAAAGGCAACAGCGTAAGACGCTCCATGCAACAAAAGGCTCGAGCAGAAGAGACTGTGGAGCGGGCCCTCGCACGCGTTGAAATCGTGGATGAACTCTCGATCAATGTCCAACCTACCGGGCTCTCAAACAGCCGCATCGTCGCAAAGTTCGATGCCGTTTCTGCTGGCTATGATTCTGACAGGCCAATCATTCATGATCTCTCTTTTTCGCTGTTCGGTCCTGAGCGAGTCGCACTCGTTGGCCCCAACGGCTCCGGCAAGACGACCGTCATTCGGTTGCTTGAAGGTCAGGTGACTCCTCTGCATGGAACCGTCTCCGTTTCTGACAACTTGGCGGTCTTGGACCAGCGAGTAAACTTCCTAGACCCCAGTCTTTCCATCCTCGACAACTTCAAACGGCGCAACCCGACATCAGATGAAAACCTATGTCGTCGCACGCTGGCCAGTTTTCTATTCAAGTCAGATGCTGTCCTTCAAACGGTGGGCACGCTCAGCGGCGGCCAGATACTTCGAGCCGGACTAGCATGTGTGCTAGGAGCCCCCAAGCCACCATCGATGTTGATCCTCGACGAACCCACGAACCACCTCGACATCGATTCCATCGAAGCCATCGAACAAGGACTCAACGCCTACGACGGTGCTCTCTTAGTCGCCTCCCACGACGACGTTTTCCTCAACAACATCAAAACGACGCGGCGGATCGATTTGAGCAACCAGCGATAA
- a CDS encoding sigma-70 family RNA polymerase sigma factor, with amino-acid sequence MGPIDGEDTTAAVEQYVVRLAELGEEAPADEIVRALLSRAVGRLHLLCLTVLYQSYPRLTHSPLNLQAEELLSSVVERLLKALQKTRPGSVRQFFALANQHMRWELNDLARRLDKQTPDVALLESLAVAPESSGSELSQNARKILDAIDGLPDEEREVFSLVRIQGMTQAEAAEVTGVSTKTIQRRLNRSLLLLTQSLSELQFDQPSAGECDT; translated from the coding sequence ATGGGTCCAATTGATGGGGAAGATACGACGGCGGCGGTCGAACAGTATGTGGTCCGTCTTGCCGAACTTGGCGAGGAAGCGCCGGCTGACGAGATCGTTCGCGCTTTGCTTAGTCGTGCCGTTGGTCGGCTGCATCTGTTGTGCTTGACGGTGCTGTATCAAAGTTATCCGCGTTTGACGCATTCGCCTCTCAACTTGCAAGCTGAAGAACTGCTCAGTTCGGTTGTGGAGCGACTGCTCAAAGCGTTGCAGAAGACTCGACCTGGAAGCGTGCGGCAGTTTTTTGCGCTTGCCAATCAACACATGCGTTGGGAATTGAACGATCTTGCCCGACGTCTGGATAAGCAGACTCCGGATGTTGCGCTGCTGGAGTCGCTTGCCGTTGCGCCGGAGAGTAGCGGCTCGGAACTGAGCCAAAATGCTCGAAAGATTTTGGACGCTATCGACGGCCTGCCTGACGAAGAACGCGAAGTGTTCAGTTTGGTTCGAATCCAAGGAATGACGCAAGCCGAAGCTGCCGAAGTCACTGGCGTTTCGACAAAGACGATTCAACGTCGTCTGAATCGAAGTTTGCTTTTGTTGACGCAATCGCTCTCAGAGCTGCAATTTGATCAGCCATCGGCGGGCGAGTGCGATACTTGA
- a CDS encoding HlyD family secretion protein, which produces MNAGATKSQETQESAPIPKIQPTEATSAQFESRVRTREWKKPVARLVITVCAVAVVIEVWPAIVLSMNTVSTDDAYVNSHVTFLAPRVSGQVEDVLVDDNDRVSKGDVLVRLDPTPYQIAVGQKHAALVSAQADLVAASANAHGLAAQARANRFVLENTIQKVDEKIANLRSSVATYASQQAALDLARSNLRRAEELAPSGAISQQELDITRQTVKADEANVDEALQLIYANRVSLGLNAKPSKEHDLTEVPNDLDQTYSSVRASLAKLIESNAELGYFTTSWVSTPKQVVEDFLKQDPQGNLDRIFAKIIPNAPLIKQAEAKVLQAQRDLEQAELDLLYCDIVSEIDGVVTRRNVNPGNNVQVGESLMAVRSLSEIWIDANFKETQLTHLRIGQRVECGVDMYGTEVPFQGRITGFTMGTGQTLALLPPQNATGNFVKIVQRLPVRIELTNYNPTEKPLFVGLSVTPRVFYKEPATGGNAGEYLRPNSPLPKGNLNHALAPSSPVEMKAGDQHE; this is translated from the coding sequence ATGAACGCAGGGGCTACAAAAAGTCAAGAGACTCAAGAATCCGCTCCGATACCTAAGATCCAGCCCACCGAAGCCACATCGGCACAGTTCGAATCACGCGTTCGGACCCGCGAATGGAAGAAGCCAGTTGCCAGATTGGTGATCACTGTTTGTGCGGTAGCTGTCGTCATTGAGGTTTGGCCGGCAATCGTGCTTTCGATGAATACGGTTTCGACCGATGATGCATACGTCAATAGTCATGTGACATTTTTGGCACCTCGCGTGTCGGGGCAGGTGGAGGATGTTCTTGTTGACGACAACGATCGCGTATCGAAAGGTGACGTGCTGGTTCGGTTGGATCCGACGCCGTATCAAATCGCTGTCGGTCAAAAGCATGCGGCTCTCGTGTCGGCTCAAGCGGACTTGGTTGCGGCGAGTGCAAACGCACACGGACTGGCGGCTCAGGCGCGAGCCAATCGCTTCGTTTTAGAGAATACGATTCAGAAGGTTGATGAGAAGATCGCGAATCTGCGATCCAGCGTTGCAACGTACGCCAGTCAGCAAGCAGCACTCGACTTAGCTCGCAGCAACCTACGCCGCGCCGAAGAACTCGCCCCCTCAGGAGCAATCAGCCAACAGGAACTGGACATCACTCGCCAAACCGTCAAAGCGGATGAAGCCAATGTCGACGAAGCCTTGCAACTCATCTACGCGAATCGGGTGAGCCTGGGACTCAATGCAAAGCCGTCCAAGGAACACGACCTAACCGAAGTGCCAAACGACCTCGACCAAACTTACTCAAGCGTCCGGGCTTCCCTTGCGAAGCTGATCGAAAGTAATGCCGAACTGGGTTACTTCACGACGTCGTGGGTTTCCACACCGAAGCAAGTTGTGGAGGATTTTCTTAAACAAGATCCGCAGGGCAACCTCGACCGAATCTTCGCAAAGATCATTCCCAACGCGCCACTGATAAAACAGGCCGAAGCGAAGGTCCTTCAAGCTCAACGTGATCTCGAACAAGCAGAACTGGACCTTCTGTACTGCGACATCGTCAGCGAAATCGATGGCGTGGTGACGCGACGAAACGTGAACCCAGGTAACAACGTCCAAGTGGGCGAGAGTTTGATGGCCGTTCGATCGCTGTCTGAAATCTGGATCGACGCAAACTTCAAAGAAACGCAGCTCACGCATTTGCGAATCGGCCAACGCGTTGAATGCGGAGTGGATATGTATGGAACCGAGGTTCCGTTTCAAGGCCGTATCACCGGTTTCACGATGGGTACTGGTCAAACGCTTGCACTACTGCCGCCACAGAACGCGACGGGCAATTTTGTGAAAATTGTTCAACGGCTGCCGGTGCGAATTGAGCTCACGAACTACAACCCAACTGAAAAGCCGCTTTTCGTCGGCCTCTCGGTGACACCTCGTGTCTTTTACAAGGAACCCGCAACAGGTGGCAACGCTGGAGAGTACCTTCGCCCCAACTCGCCGCTTCCCAAAGGAAATTTGAATCACGCTTTGGCTCCAAGTTCGCCCGTAGAGATGAAAGCAGGCGATCAACATGAGTGA
- a CDS encoding DHA2 family efflux MFS transporter permease subunit — translation MSDTFALPLGKPQSAINPWLIAIAVVVPTFMEVLDTTIANVALRYIAGGLSSAETDSEWVITSYLAANAIVLTISGWLTTRLGRRNYFLMSIVVFTIASGLCGIATSLPQIILFRVIQGLAGGGLQPSSQAILIDSFPQDKQGTAMSVFGIAALIGPIVGPTLGGWLVVNYDWRWIFYINLPIGLFAFATSYILVRDPQYLTEEKERLRSRPLNFDYIGFSLLTLLVSCWEVVLSKGQEWDWLSDPFWRVQSLVGAFALALAFFIVRALRSKNPLVDLRVLANRNLAVSVAVLFSSFCVLYAASIALPSMLQTLFGYDAYQAGLVLSPGGISSITMLLIVSVCLRKGVDARYLIAMGLVVLAASNYWMSHLNLSVSPSHVIWPRMVLTAGLGLIFAPINVAAYMYVPQHLRGSAIALASLLRNEGGSVGVSMSQTIRERRDQFHLQRQNEFIDVLNPYMNSFSEQSTVFFYHFNGDHAASEKLALQALDTLRQQQALSLAYFDVFWFAAVIGISLVPLVFLMKRTIATKRQHLAAD, via the coding sequence ATGAGTGATACGTTCGCGCTTCCGTTGGGGAAACCGCAATCTGCGATCAATCCGTGGTTGATCGCGATAGCCGTCGTGGTACCGACGTTCATGGAAGTCTTGGATACGACGATCGCGAACGTAGCACTGAGGTACATTGCTGGCGGATTATCATCAGCCGAAACTGACAGCGAATGGGTCATCACCAGCTATTTGGCGGCCAACGCGATTGTGCTGACTATTAGCGGATGGCTAACGACTCGGCTGGGCAGGCGAAACTATTTCTTGATGTCGATCGTAGTCTTTACGATCGCGTCGGGACTGTGCGGAATCGCAACAAGTCTGCCGCAGATCATTTTATTTCGAGTGATTCAAGGGCTCGCCGGAGGCGGTTTGCAACCTTCGAGCCAAGCGATTCTAATCGACAGCTTTCCTCAGGATAAACAGGGAACCGCAATGTCGGTGTTCGGTATCGCTGCGTTGATTGGTCCAATCGTTGGACCGACACTCGGTGGATGGCTGGTCGTCAACTACGATTGGCGATGGATCTTCTACATCAATTTGCCAATTGGGCTGTTCGCGTTTGCTACAAGCTATATTCTGGTGCGAGATCCCCAGTATTTGACTGAAGAGAAGGAGCGATTGCGATCCAGGCCCCTCAACTTTGACTATATTGGGTTTAGCTTGTTGACATTGCTCGTCTCGTGTTGGGAAGTAGTTCTGAGTAAAGGTCAAGAGTGGGACTGGTTGAGTGATCCATTTTGGCGAGTCCAATCGCTAGTAGGGGCGTTCGCTCTAGCATTGGCGTTCTTCATCGTTCGTGCGCTTCGCTCCAAGAATCCGCTGGTGGATCTTCGCGTGCTCGCCAACCGCAATTTGGCGGTGTCTGTTGCAGTTCTGTTCAGTTCGTTTTGCGTTCTCTACGCCGCCAGCATTGCATTGCCGTCGATGTTACAAACACTGTTTGGCTACGACGCCTATCAAGCGGGCCTAGTCCTTTCGCCTGGTGGAATTTCGTCGATCACGATGCTATTGATCGTTAGTGTCTGCTTAAGAAAAGGTGTCGACGCCCGCTACTTGATCGCGATGGGACTGGTGGTTCTGGCGGCGTCAAATTACTGGATGTCACATTTGAACCTAAGCGTTAGTCCATCGCACGTTATCTGGCCCAGGATGGTGCTGACGGCGGGATTGGGTTTGATTTTCGCCCCCATCAATGTCGCGGCATATATGTACGTTCCCCAACACCTACGAGGTTCTGCAATCGCGCTCGCGAGCTTGCTGAGAAATGAAGGTGGTAGCGTAGGGGTGTCGATGTCTCAAACCATCCGCGAGCGGCGTGACCAATTTCATCTCCAACGACAGAATGAGTTCATTGACGTTTTGAATCCTTACATGAATTCGTTCTCGGAACAGTCAACCGTGTTTTTCTATCATTTCAATGGTGACCACGCGGCATCAGAAAAGCTGGCGTTGCAAGCACTCGACACTCTGCGTCAACAGCAAGCCTTATCGCTCGCGTATTTCGACGTGTTTTGGTTCGCGGCAGTGATAGGAATCAGCTTGGTTCCGTTGGTATTTTTAATGAAACGAACCATCGCCACGAAAAGGCAACACCTCGCTGCGGATTGA